A single region of the Lotus japonicus ecotype B-129 chromosome 4, LjGifu_v1.2 genome encodes:
- the LOC130712719 gene encoding replication protein A 70 kDa DNA-binding subunit C-like encodes MVLMAGALNPLCSICIGIDPKKDTWRVKVRVLRVWDMFPVGEPSKPYAIHVVLIDVEGVKIEGIIKKGMLKKFRGELVEGSVYMITYFNVILSSGAFRATEHGFKIVFNSRTKVVPDSGETIPTIGLSLKHCAEIRMTLGESDFLIDMIGLVTGVSTEKNYAKDGQTTRKIELELTDDKGKIRCALFGNYVDIIKEFLDSNGSLDWLPVAVIQYAKIKLFRGNVVLQNVMNATKVLWNPEIPEVASFCAGLSLHGIDPCMPLGDIDDGIRHIHMDDKFLKLFPRKTLHELHSTEEEGMFIVLAKITGLVEGEKWWIKVEVSDLNESAIFVLFDFEGQHLLQSSCKELVVSAKVY; translated from the exons ATGGTTTTAATGGCTGGAGCATTGAATCCCCTTTGTTCCATATGCATTGGGATCGATCCTAAAAAAGATACTTGGAGAGTGAAGGTTCGGGTTCTTCGTGTTTGGGATATGTTTCCAGTTGGTGAACCCTCAAAACCTTATGCTATCCATGTTGTGCTTATTGATGTAGAG GGTGTGAAAATTGAGGGCATTATTAAGAAAGGGATGCTAAAAAAGTTTAGAGGTGAACTGGTTGAGGGCAGTGTATACATGATAACttattttaatgttattttaaGCTCCGGTGCATTTCGTGCCACTGAGCATGGGTTCAAGATAGTATTTAATAGCCGGACAAAGGTTGTGCCTGATTCTGGTGAGACGATTCCAACTATTGGTTTATCATTGAAGCACTGTGCTGAAATTAGGATGACACTTGGTGAATCTGACTTTCTAATAG ATATGATTGGATTAGTTACTGGTGTTTCAACTGAGAAGAATTATGCTAAGGATGGTCAGACTACAAGGAAGATTGAACTTGAATTAACTGATGACAA gggGAAGATAAGGTGTGCCCTTTTTGGGAACTATGTTGATATTATTAAAGAATTTCTTGATTCAAATGGAAGTCTAGATTGGTTACCTGTCGCTGTTATTCAGTATGCGAAGATTAAGTTATTCAGGG GTAATGTGGTCCTTCAGAATGTAATGAATGCTACAAAGGTCCTTTGGAATCCTGAAATTCCTGAAGTTGCTTCTTTTTGTGCTGG GTTGTCCTTGCATGGTATTGATCCATGTATGCCCCTCGGTGACATTGATGATGGTATTCGTCATATTCATATGGATGATAAGTTTCTGAAATTATTTCCAAGGAAAACACTGCATGAGTTACACTCTACTGAGGAG GAGGGTATGTTCATAGTGTTGGCTAAAATCACTGGTTTAGTCGAAGGGGAGAAGTGGTG GATTAAGGTTGAAGTTTCTGATCTTAATGAGTCTGCAATATTTGTTCTGTTTGACTTTGAGGGTCAGCATCTACTTCAAAGTTCATGCAAGGAGTTAGTTGTTTCTGCCAAGGTATACTGA